Within the Chromobacterium paludis genome, the region TTCGCCATCCTGCGCGACTTCGACGCCACTTACGGCGCCTATCTGTCCTTCCAGGACAAGATGGAGCACTACTGGTGCCTGAAGTATCTGCTGCAGGAAAACATCACCGAGCCGACCGCCGCCGTGATCAAGGAAGACCTGGTGCGCATCGACGGCCTGCCGCTGCGCTTGCGCATTCCCGGCCTGCCGGAACTGGCCCGCGGCGACCGCATCCAGCTGTCGGTGGTCAAGGTGGACCTGCTGACCCAGGAGGTGGAGCTGCGCTACATCGGCCGCCTGGACCATGTGGAAGAAGACCTGGAAGACGAAGAGGGCTGAGCCCGCTTGCTCCGATGCTGAAAAGCGAACCGCCGCGCCGCAAGGCCCGGCGGTTTTTGTTTGCCTGGATTGGGCGCCGCTGGCCAAGCGTCTGCGACGCGGTATCAAGGGTCGACTTGGCCTCTCAGGCAAGGAAGGTGGCCGCCATGTCCTTGTCGCCGTGGCCGGCGGCGATGGCGCGCTGGAAGCGGGCCAGCCCCGCCGCCGCGCCGTCCATCCTGACCCCGGCGGCCTCCGCCGCGGCGAGCACCAGGCCGGCGTCCTTGGCGGCGTTGTCCACGCTGAAGCTGACCGCGTAATCGCCGGCCAGCATCGCCTTGCCCTTCAATTGCAGATAGGGCACGTCCAGCGGGCCGCCGGCGATGGTTTCCAGCGCCATGGCCGGGTCCAGGCCCAAGCCTTGCGCCAGCGCCAGCGTTTCCGCCGCACCGTGGGTCAGCGCCAGCACCCAGTTGTTGATCACCAGCTTCAGCCGGCTGCCGTCGCCCGGTCGTTCGGAAATCCAGACGGTGCGGCGGCTGATGGCGTCGAATGCGGCCTGCGCGGTTTCGCGATGGGATAGAGGGCCGGCGGCCAGCATCACCAGCTGTCCGGCCTCGGCCGGCTGACGGGTGCCGACCACCGGCGCGTCGTAGAAAACCAGCCCGCGCGCCGTTGCCCAGGCGCTGAGCTCGGCGGTCGCGTCCAGGCCTATGGTGGCCAGCTGCAGCCATATTTGGCCCGGCGCGAACCCGGCCTCGGCCTGGCGCATGGCCTCCGCCACCGCCGCGCCGTCCTTGCCGGCGGTGATGACCACATCGGCGCCGCGAACGGCGTCGGCCGCGGCCGCGCATGCCGCCACGCCGTCGGCGGCCAGCGTCTGCGCCTTGTCTGGCGAGCGGTTCCAGGCGCGGACGGCGAAGCTCTTGCGGGCAAGGTTGCGCGCCACGGCGGCGCCGATGATGCCGGTGCCGAGCACGGCGATGGCGGCGGGTTGAGCTTGGCTCATGTCTTTCTCCTCATGTGTGCCGATAAGTTTTGGAACATTCATTTCAAAATGGACAAAAAAAATTCGCGTGCCGCCTGGATCACGCCAGGCAGGACAACGCCACCTCTACCACGTCTTTCAGCCGCGCCTCCTTGTCCTGGCGCGCCGTGCCCTTGCCCAGCACTCGCAAGCCCTGGATGGTGCACATCAGGAAACGGGCGAGCGCTTGAGGTTCGCGCGCGGCCGGCAACTCGCCCGCGTCGCGCGCCTCGTTCAGCGTTTGCAGCAAGGCGGCCTCAAGCTGGCGGAAATGCTCGGCCAGCGCGGCGTCCACCGCCGCATCGCGGCCGGCCGCCTCCAGCGCGGCGTTGGCGGCCAGGCAGCCGGGACCGGCTTGCTCCCGCAGCTCGTCTTCCACCACCCGCATCAGCAGCGCGCGCACCCGTTCCCGCAAGGGCTCCGGCGCGATCAGCCGTGCTGTGTTGGCCGCGCCGACTTGCCCATAGCGGCGCAGGGCAAGCAGATAGAGGCCATGCTTGCTGTCGAAAGCGTTGTACAGGCTGCTGCGCGACAGGCCGGTGCCATTCACCAGATCCTGGATGGAAGTGGCGGCGTAGCCGCGCTGCCAGAACACGCGCATCGCGGCGTCGGCCACGGCGTTTTCGTCGAATTCCTTGGGACGCATGCTGAATCTGATCGTTAATTGTGGAATGATTGTTCCATATTAATGCCATGCCGGCTCCGCAGCAAGCCCACCCTCAGGCGATGTCCGCGTCGGGAATGCCGGCCAGCAGGCCCGCCAGCAATTTGCGGCTTTGCCCCAGCTGGGTCAGGCGCGCATCCAGAGAAGCCAGCTCCTCGCCCAGTATGCGGCGCGTCTTGTCGCAGGGCTGGAAGCGCTGCTGGCTGTGCAGGCAAGGCAGCAGTTCGCGCACGGCGTCCAGCGTCAGTCCGGCCGCGCGCAGCAAGGCGATGCGGCGCAAGACGTCTTCCGCCGCAGCGTCGTATTCCCGGTAGCCGGAAGCCATGCGGCGCGGGGACAGTACGCCCTGTTGCTCGTAATAGCGCAGCATGCGCACGCTGATGCCGCTGCGGCGCGAGAGTTCGCCGATTTTCATGTTTTCCCCGCTTGACTCTAACAGTTGTGTCACAGTTTAGCATGCCGCTGTCACCATTATGATCGGATGAAATTCATGAAGATTTATCGTTTCGATGCAGGCGGCGAACTGCGCATGGAGGAGGCGGACCTACCGCAGCCGGGGCCGGGGGAAGTACGCGTCAGAGTGGAGGCGGCAAGCCTGAATTATCGCGATCTGCTGATTCAGGACGCCGCGCGCGCCGGCATGCTGCCTGGCCGAGTCCCCTTGTCCGACGCCGCCGGTGCGGTGGACGCGTTGGGTGAGGGCGTCAGCCATTGGCGGCCGGGGCAACGCGTGGCGGTGGCGTTTTTCCGCGATTGGATCGAAGGCCGATTCCAATCGCGTTATATGGAGTCGGCCTGGGGCGGCCAAGCGCGCGACGGCGTGCTGGCGGAATACCTCATCGTGCCGGCTGGCGCGCTGGTGGCAATGCCGTCGCATTGGGATGGCGTTGAGGGGGCAACCCTGCCTTGCGCCGGGGTGACGGCATGGCATGCGCTGGCGGCGCGCAGCCGTCTGTCCGCCGGAGACGTCTTGTTGGTGCAGGGTACGGGTGGGGTCGCCCTATTCGGCCTGCAATTGGGCGTGGCGCTGGGGGCGCGAGTGATCGTTTTGTCCTCGTCGGACGCTAAACTGGAGCGGGCGCGGGCTTTGGGCGCGAGTGAGGGAATCAACTATCGAGCAAGGCCGGACTGGGCGAGCGCCGTGCGGGAAGTGACCGGCGGCGAGGGCGCGAGCCATGTGCTGGAGCTGGGCGGGCCGGCCACCTATCCGCAGTCGCTGCAGGCATTGGCAGCCGGCGGCGTCTTGGCCCAGATAGGGGTGCTGAGCGGTTTGGGACCCAAGCCGGACTTGAGCCGCTTGCAAACCATTAACGCCGACATCGTCGGCGTCACCGTG harbors:
- a CDS encoding NAD(P)-dependent oxidoreductase gives rise to the protein MSQAQPAAIAVLGTGIIGAAVARNLARKSFAVRAWNRSPDKAQTLAADGVAACAAAADAVRGADVVITAGKDGAAVAEAMRQAEAGFAPGQIWLQLATIGLDATAELSAWATARGLVFYDAPVVGTRQPAEAGQLVMLAAGPLSHRETAQAAFDAISRRTVWISERPGDGSRLKLVINNWVLALTHGAAETLALAQGLGLDPAMALETIAGGPLDVPYLQLKGKAMLAGDYAVSFSVDNAAKDAGLVLAAAEAAGVRMDGAAAGLARFQRAIAAGHGDKDMAATFLA
- a CDS encoding TetR/AcrR family transcriptional regulator, translating into MRPKEFDENAVADAAMRVFWQRGYAATSIQDLVNGTGLSRSSLYNAFDSKHGLYLLALRRYGQVGAANTARLIAPEPLRERVRALLMRVVEDELREQAGPGCLAANAALEAAGRDAAVDAALAEHFRQLEAALLQTLNEARDAGELPAAREPQALARFLMCTIQGLRVLGKGTARQDKEARLKDVVEVALSCLA
- a CDS encoding MerR family transcriptional regulator, yielding MKIGELSRRSGISVRMLRYYEQQGVLSPRRMASGYREYDAAAEDVLRRIALLRAAGLTLDAVRELLPCLHSQQRFQPCDKTRRILGEELASLDARLTQLGQSRKLLAGLLAGIPDADIA
- a CDS encoding zinc-dependent alcohol dehydrogenase family protein; its protein translation is MKIYRFDAGGELRMEEADLPQPGPGEVRVRVEAASLNYRDLLIQDAARAGMLPGRVPLSDAAGAVDALGEGVSHWRPGQRVAVAFFRDWIEGRFQSRYMESAWGGQARDGVLAEYLIVPAGALVAMPSHWDGVEGATLPCAGVTAWHALAARSRLSAGDVLLVQGTGGVALFGLQLGVALGARVIVLSSSDAKLERARALGASEGINYRARPDWASAVREVTGGEGASHVLELGGPATYPQSLQALAAGGVLAQIGVLSGLGPKPDLSRLQTINADIVGVTVGSVAHLAELSAFMSQHRLWPAIDRVFDFDQAAQAYAYLRAAGHFGKVAIRVGG